A stretch of Campylobacter gracilis DNA encodes these proteins:
- a CDS encoding methyltransferase codes for MKLPKQLLDRYGAERQSAGEAQRTANKIAFAPVVFQVSRLMKKFGILSALNEARDGLSISEIAQKLSLSEYAVKLLLESSLSIGTVLLCGEKFRLSKAGYFLLTDELVGVDMDFIHDVCYEGLFRLEETLKSGKPEGLKVFGQWATIYEALSHLPPHVRKSWLAFDHFYSDLAFEPALKIIFSRKTDKILDVGGNTGRFAKRCVGYDENVRITIMDLAGQISMMKDAVAGAKGAERIDGLAADLLDPATRFPRGFDAIWLSQFLDCFAEEQIVSILARAAKSMSEQARLYILEPFWDRQRYETAAYSMTQISVYFAAMANGNSKIYHSDDMIKFAQRAGLKISRIHDGLGVGHTLLCCERAR; via the coding sequence ATGAAACTTCCCAAACAGCTTTTAGACCGCTACGGCGCCGAGCGTCAAAGCGCGGGCGAGGCGCAGCGGACGGCGAATAAGATCGCCTTTGCGCCGGTGGTCTTTCAAGTCTCGCGACTGATGAAAAAATTTGGAATTTTAAGCGCGCTTAATGAGGCGCGGGACGGGCTAAGCATAAGTGAGATCGCGCAGAAACTCTCGCTTAGTGAATACGCCGTAAAGCTGCTTTTGGAAAGCTCGCTTAGCATCGGCACGGTGCTGCTGTGCGGCGAGAAATTTAGGCTTAGCAAGGCGGGGTATTTTCTACTCACCGACGAGCTCGTCGGCGTGGATATGGACTTTATCCACGACGTGTGCTACGAGGGGCTATTTAGGCTCGAAGAGACGCTAAAATCGGGTAAGCCCGAGGGGCTAAAGGTTTTTGGGCAGTGGGCTACGATCTACGAGGCGCTTTCGCATCTGCCGCCGCATGTGCGCAAGAGCTGGCTCGCGTTTGATCATTTTTATTCGGATTTGGCGTTTGAGCCTGCGCTAAAGATCATTTTCTCGCGAAAGACGGATAAAATTTTGGACGTAGGCGGCAATACGGGGCGCTTTGCTAAGCGGTGCGTGGGCTACGACGAAAATGTGCGCATCACGATAATGGATCTCGCGGGGCAAATTTCAATGATGAAAGACGCCGTCGCAGGCGCGAAGGGTGCAGAGCGCATAGACGGGCTTGCGGCCGATCTGCTAGATCCAGCTACGCGCTTTCCGCGCGGCTTTGACGCGATCTGGCTCAGTCAGTTTTTGGACTGCTTTGCAGAGGAGCAGATCGTAAGCATCCTCGCGCGCGCGGCGAAGTCGATGAGCGAGCAGGCGCGGCTTTATATTTTGGAGCCGTTTTGGGACAGGCAGCGCTACGAAACCGCCGCGTATAGCATGACGCAGATCAGCGTGTATTTCGCTGCGATGGCAAACGGCAATAGCAAAATTTATCACTCGGACGATATGATTAAATTTGCGCAGCGCGCCGGGCTTAAAATTTCTCGTATCCACGACGGGCTGGGCGTCGGACACACGCTGCTGTGCTGCGAAAGGGCGCGATGA
- a CDS encoding AI-2E family transporter, with protein MKLQMSLMSVACVVIILAGLKAAQAIVVPFLLAIFITVLVSPLVLYVQKIRVGRVFSFLIITFAFVAIIVFFGAVIFDAIKEFSARLPELQAKFEEVLGGVSAKLSRFGIELNAANLGIDPSEAAAQLSALLRKTGSIVSTGFFIFIMVSFMVFESSVIDEKIRYFSQSSRATHTFVKKFASSLKKYLLIKTIASACTGALIGLGLWALGVPYAALWGILAFVLNFIPTIGSIVAVFPTLFVTLATMDISSSIWTIAIYLVVNVAIGNIIEPRFLGQGLGLSTISVLAGLLLWGFVLGIGGLFLAVPLTMSLQIALASNDKTRFIATLLSNKVER; from the coding sequence TTGAAGCTTCAAATGTCCTTGATGTCGGTTGCCTGCGTCGTAATCATCCTGGCTGGCCTTAAAGCCGCGCAGGCTATCGTCGTGCCATTTTTGCTAGCTATTTTCATCACGGTGCTCGTATCGCCGCTGGTGCTTTATGTCCAAAAGATCCGCGTCGGGCGTGTTTTTAGCTTCCTCATCATCACTTTCGCTTTCGTGGCGATTATAGTGTTTTTCGGTGCGGTCATCTTTGATGCGATCAAGGAATTTTCAGCGCGCCTGCCCGAGCTTCAAGCAAAATTTGAAGAGGTGCTAGGAGGCGTGAGTGCGAAGCTCTCTCGATTCGGCATAGAGCTTAACGCCGCAAACCTAGGCATCGATCCGAGCGAAGCCGCCGCGCAGCTATCTGCACTACTGCGCAAAACAGGCTCGATAGTCTCGACGGGATTTTTCATTTTTATAATGGTTTCATTTATGGTCTTTGAAAGCTCCGTGATCGACGAAAAAATCCGCTATTTTTCGCAAAGTAGCCGTGCTACGCATACTTTTGTGAAGAAATTTGCCTCCAGCCTCAAAAAATATCTGCTAATCAAAACTATCGCTTCAGCTTGCACCGGCGCGCTGATCGGACTTGGATTATGGGCGCTCGGAGTTCCTTATGCCGCACTGTGGGGGATTTTAGCTTTCGTGCTAAATTTCATCCCCACCATTGGCTCGATCGTAGCGGTCTTTCCGACACTTTTCGTGACATTAGCTACGATGGATATAAGCTCTAGCATCTGGACTATCGCAATCTATTTGGTCGTAAACGTAGCGATCGGAAATATCATCGAGCCGCGATTTTTAGGGCAAGGGCTCGGGCTTTCTACAATCAGCGTGCTTGCGGGGCTGCTGCTGTGGGGCTTTGTGCTTGGTATCGGCGGGCTATTTTTGGCTGTGCCGCTTACGATGAGCTTGCAAATCGCGCTTGCCTCAAACGACAAAACACGCTTCATTGCGACTCTATTAAGCAACAAGGTCGAAAGATAA
- a CDS encoding nitrous oxide-stimulated promoter family protein, with the protein MTSEKFIYEVNTVTKFIQIYCDGKHADAPKRDGAVLHDYKDDRGLVQTHFHLCSDCERMLCYAYARLGACPHTEKPRCHHCPHPCYEREMWVNMAKMMKYSGMKLGLTKIKKLFSFKKS; encoded by the coding sequence ATGACTAGCGAAAAATTTATTTACGAAGTAAACACGGTGACGAAATTTATCCAAATTTACTGCGATGGCAAGCATGCGGATGCGCCTAAAAGAGATGGTGCCGTGCTTCATGACTACAAAGACGATAGGGGGCTCGTGCAAACGCACTTTCATCTCTGTAGCGACTGCGAGCGGATGCTGTGTTACGCCTACGCGCGACTAGGCGCCTGCCCGCATACCGAAAAGCCGCGCTGTCACCACTGCCCGCATCCGTGCTACGAGCGTGAAATGTGGGTAAATATGGCTAAGATGATGAAATATAGCGGCATGAAGCTTGGGCTTACGAAGATAAAAAAGCTTTTTTCGTTTAAAAAAAGCTAA
- a CDS encoding molybdenum cofactor guanylyltransferase translates to MKVGEISMKTCVILCGGKSSRFGSDKTLFPFRGHPSMTHFLFSRLSREFERVFACAKSSKFNPPLPMIYDEFEEFSPMGALYSALKPFSGERIFIIPADMPFVEISTIRALSEQEGQICVAGDEAHRHSLCGFFDAALAPRALELYRTKEHKIGALIDRVNFKVLNFKNKEQFLNINYQNDLKGVDEI, encoded by the coding sequence ATGAAAGTCGGTGAAATTTCTATGAAAACCTGCGTCATTCTCTGCGGCGGCAAAAGCTCGCGTTTCGGCAGCGACAAAACGCTGTTTCCATTTCGCGGGCATCCCAGCATGACGCACTTTCTTTTTTCGCGCTTAAGCCGCGAGTTTGAGCGGGTTTTCGCCTGCGCCAAAAGCTCTAAATTTAACCCTCCGCTTCCTATGATCTACGACGAATTTGAGGAATTTTCGCCGATGGGCGCGCTGTATTCGGCGCTAAAGCCATTTAGCGGCGAGCGCATTTTCATCATCCCCGCCGACATGCCCTTTGTAGAAATTTCCACTATTCGCGCTCTTAGCGAGCAAGAGGGGCAAATTTGCGTAGCGGGCGACGAGGCGCACAGACATAGCTTGTGCGGCTTTTTTGACGCAGCTCTCGCGCCGCGCGCGCTTGAGCTCTACCGCACGAAAGAGCATAAGATCGGCGCGCTCATCGATCGCGTAAATTTCAAAGTGCTAAATTTCAAAAATAAAGAGCAGTTTTTAAATATAAATTATCAAAACGATTTAAAGGGCGTAGATGAAATTTAA
- a CDS encoding phospholipase A, whose protein sequence is MKFKALTFALCAISLAAQDLSELYAKASEYEAKGDYKNAMIYYKKIAAASLTESDEKSRRNSAKNSIVSAQTPASRDDIAILNSAESQNSFAQNSAAPKPTSSNFADANSAASDSASNLESSNFASLSQNSTVSNSAPQGEQNGRNFGFLGLKYYEPIYMLFTHDFSKKPDRKADELHFEFSFERPITYDALGLGEKISFAYAQNSWWQITQDSAPFRESNYRPELYVSAPVPFADELKIGAMHESNGKGGEESRSWNRLYAQSTWSAGGFSITPRVWYAFWLDRTNEDIADYMGYGDLRASYTFGKQRLSALWRNNLHFDGNNRGAIELNYSFPIFNSGFYGYLRYFNGYGESLADYKRSVNKIGIGLSFVEF, encoded by the coding sequence ATGAAATTTAAAGCTTTAACATTCGCGCTTTGCGCCATAAGCCTAGCCGCGCAAGATCTCTCCGAGCTATACGCAAAGGCTAGCGAATACGAGGCCAAGGGCGATTACAAAAACGCGATGATCTATTACAAAAAGATCGCCGCGGCAAGTCTAACGGAAAGCGACGAAAAGTCGCGCCGAAATTCAGCAAAAAATTCTATCGTGTCCGCACAAACTCCCGCTTCACGCGACGATATCGCCATTTTAAACTCCGCTGAGTCGCAAAATTCTTTCGCACAAAATTCCGCCGCGCCGAAACCCACTTCGTCAAATTTCGCAGACGCAAACTCGGCTGCGTCAGACTCCGCGTCAAATTTAGAATCATCAAATTTCGCCTCGCTCTCGCAGAATTCCACTGTGTCAAATTCCGCGCCACAAGGCGAGCAAAATGGTCGAAATTTTGGATTTTTAGGGCTTAAATACTACGAGCCGATCTATATGCTCTTTACCCACGATTTTAGCAAAAAACCCGATCGTAAGGCGGATGAGCTGCATTTTGAGTTTAGCTTCGAGCGCCCGATCACATACGACGCGCTGGGGCTTGGAGAGAAAATTTCATTCGCTTACGCGCAAAATTCCTGGTGGCAGATCACGCAGGATAGCGCCCCCTTTCGCGAAAGCAACTATCGCCCCGAGCTCTACGTTAGCGCTCCGGTGCCGTTTGCGGACGAGCTAAAGATCGGCGCCATGCACGAATCAAACGGCAAGGGCGGCGAGGAATCGCGCTCATGGAATAGGCTCTACGCGCAAAGCACGTGGAGCGCGGGCGGATTTTCTATCACCCCCAGAGTGTGGTATGCGTTTTGGCTGGACCGCACGAACGAGGACATCGCGGATTATATGGGCTACGGCGATCTGCGCGCGTCATACACCTTCGGCAAGCAGCGACTTAGCGCTCTGTGGCGAAACAACCTACATTTTGACGGCAATAACCGCGGTGCGATCGAGCTAAACTACAGCTTTCCGATCTTTAACAGCGGATTTTACGGCTATCTGCGCTACTTTAACGGCTATGGCGAGAGCCTCGCGGACTACAAACGCAGCGTCAATAAGATCGGCATCGGACTTTCTTTCGTAGAATTTTAA
- a CDS encoding branched-chain amino acid transaminase: MAQIQEAELIWKDGKLIPWAEATTHVLTHSLHYGNAVFEGVRAYKTDKGYAIFRLDEHTARLEISAKLCLIKLPFSFEQLRQAQIDVVAKNRFDQTVYIRPLAYFGYGSMGVSSKDCSVNVIVAAWQWGAYMGEEALRKGIKAKISSWIKPAQFSMMAKAKASANYFNSQMANFEAVDAGYDEAILLDPQGFVAEGPGECLFIVKEGVIITPPNDTSLESITQNSVIEIARSLGYEVRRERIARDQLYAANEAFFTGTAAEVTPISNIDGRIIGKGEMGEITSRLQKAYFAAVTGKDSKFEHWLTYVK, from the coding sequence ATGGCACAAATTCAAGAGGCCGAACTCATCTGGAAAGACGGCAAACTAATCCCCTGGGCGGAGGCTACTACCCACGTTTTGACGCACTCTTTGCACTACGGAAACGCCGTATTTGAGGGCGTACGCGCCTATAAAACCGACAAAGGCTACGCGATTTTTCGCTTGGACGAGCACACTGCCCGTCTTGAAATTTCGGCAAAGCTCTGTCTAATCAAGCTTCCGTTTAGCTTCGAGCAGCTTCGTCAGGCCCAGATCGACGTCGTCGCGAAAAACCGCTTCGATCAGACCGTCTATATCCGCCCACTAGCATACTTCGGCTACGGCTCGATGGGCGTTTCGTCTAAGGACTGCTCGGTAAACGTCATCGTAGCAGCGTGGCAGTGGGGCGCGTATATGGGCGAAGAGGCGCTACGCAAGGGCATCAAGGCTAAAATTTCATCGTGGATAAAGCCGGCGCAATTTTCGATGATGGCAAAAGCCAAGGCGAGCGCGAATTATTTCAACTCGCAGATGGCAAATTTTGAGGCGGTCGATGCGGGATACGATGAGGCGATACTGCTCGATCCGCAGGGCTTCGTCGCGGAGGGGCCGGGCGAGTGTCTATTCATCGTAAAAGAGGGCGTCATCATCACTCCGCCGAACGACACCAGCCTTGAGAGCATCACTCAAAATTCAGTCATAGAAATCGCTCGCAGCCTAGGCTACGAAGTTCGCAGAGAGCGCATCGCTCGCGATCAGCTCTATGCCGCGAACGAAGCGTTTTTTACCGGCACCGCCGCGGAGGTCACGCCGATTAGTAACATCGACGGCAGGATCATCGGCAAAGGCGAGATGGGCGAGATCACGAGCCGCTTGCAAAAGGCGTATTTCGCCGCCGTCACGGGCAAAGACTCAAAATTTGAGCACTGGCTCACTTACGTTAAATAA
- a CDS encoding SPFH domain-containing protein yields the protein MPADLNDYFNKKNSDKKGGNLNFKIPNFGGMGKFSGVIYAIIAIIALLVISKPFVTIQSGEVGIKSNLGKYDPTPLGAGLHFFVPFIQDVFVVDTRTRIINYTSSEDMSAGIATKSGTTGGIISKNSLSVLDSRNLPVSIDITVQYRLNEATAPNTIAEWGFLWEDKIIDPRVKDVVRSVIGNYAAEELPTKRDEIAKSIDDGIRKNIEALPNSPVDLLAVQLREIILPAKVKEQIESVQIAKQEAERTKYEVERANQEALKKAALAKGNADAVKIEAQGRADAAKIEADAQAYANKEVAKSLDANLLSLKQIETQAKFNEALRENSDAKIFLTPGGAVPNIWVDTKDKAKQSAIEREN from the coding sequence ATGCCTGCGGATTTGAATGATTATTTTAATAAGAAAAATAGCGACAAAAAAGGCGGGAATTTAAATTTTAAAATTCCTAATTTCGGAGGAATGGGTAAGTTTAGCGGCGTGATTTACGCGATAATTGCGATAATAGCGCTACTAGTGATCTCAAAACCCTTCGTCACGATCCAATCCGGCGAAGTGGGGATCAAGTCAAATTTAGGCAAATACGATCCGACGCCTCTTGGCGCAGGACTTCACTTTTTCGTGCCGTTCATACAGGACGTATTCGTCGTAGATACTCGCACGCGTATCATAAACTACACCAGTAGCGAAGATATGAGCGCGGGTATCGCTACTAAAAGCGGCACCACGGGCGGTATCATCAGTAAAAACTCGCTTTCGGTGCTAGATTCGCGAAATTTGCCCGTCAGCATCGACATCACCGTGCAATACAGGCTCAATGAAGCCACGGCGCCCAATACGATCGCCGAGTGGGGCTTTTTGTGGGAGGATAAGATCATCGATCCGCGTGTAAAGGACGTCGTGCGCAGCGTCATCGGTAACTATGCCGCCGAGGAGCTGCCTACCAAACGCGACGAGATCGCCAAATCGATCGACGACGGCATCCGCAAGAATATCGAAGCACTGCCGAATTCGCCCGTAGATCTGCTAGCCGTGCAGCTTCGCGAGATCATCCTGCCGGCGAAGGTAAAGGAGCAGATCGAGAGCGTGCAGATCGCCAAACAGGAGGCTGAGCGCACCAAATACGAGGTCGAGCGCGCGAATCAAGAGGCGCTTAAAAAGGCTGCTCTTGCCAAAGGTAACGCAGACGCCGTCAAAATCGAGGCTCAAGGTCGCGCCGATGCCGCTAAGATCGAAGCCGACGCGCAAGCTTACGCCAACAAAGAGGTCGCAAAGAGCTTGGATGCAAATCTTTTAAGCCTCAAGCAGATCGAGACGCAAGCTAAATTTAACGAGGCGTTGCGCGAAAACAGCGACGCAAAAATTTTCCTAACGCCGGGCGGCGCGGTGCCTAATATCTGGGTCGATACGAAAGATAAGGCGAAGCAAAGCGCCATCGAGCGGGAAAATTAA
- the hisI gene encoding phosphoribosyl-AMP cyclohydrolase — translation MKVDWQKLGGLLPAIVQDAGDGAVLMLAYMNEEALSLTLRTGYAHYFSRSKGRIWKKGEESGHVQLVKSAFLDCDNDALLLKIEQCGGSACHTGARSCFFKEISLQKCGENVGSSSTCGAINFAEHGSTTSLAQKNSENSRAGQNSASCDGFQNLTPENSTTSCSNQSSVMQSPSATNSAFTNSAAERSEQNLDAAAQNSTLENSAEKGPYSVLDEIYHICLDRKLNGEPALSYVASLYAKGENAYLKKIAEEACEFALACKDLSRSELYADVAREGFGEHRAGEPRYDVIYEGADLLFHLLLALAAHNIHPDALLDELARRQGQSGIEEKRRRGK, via the coding sequence ATGAAGGTAGATTGGCAAAAATTAGGCGGGCTGCTCCCCGCGATCGTGCAGGATGCGGGCGACGGCGCGGTTTTGATGCTCGCGTATATGAACGAGGAGGCGCTAAGCCTGACGCTACGTACCGGCTACGCGCACTACTTTTCGCGCAGTAAGGGACGCATCTGGAAAAAGGGGGAGGAGAGCGGGCACGTTCAGCTCGTAAAATCCGCCTTTTTGGACTGCGACAACGACGCGCTGCTGCTTAAGATCGAGCAATGCGGCGGATCCGCCTGCCACACGGGCGCGCGAAGCTGTTTTTTCAAAGAGATTTCACTGCAAAAATGTGGCGAAAATGTGGGGAGCTCGAGCACTTGCGGCGCGATAAATTTTGCAGAGCACGGCTCTACAACCTCTCTCGCGCAGAAAAATTCCGAGAATTCACGCGCAGGGCAAAATTCCGCTTCCTGCGACGGCTTTCAGAATTTAACGCCCGAAAATTCTACTACCTCCTGCAGCAATCAGAGCTCTGTAATGCAAAGCCCCTCTGCGACGAATTCCGCGTTCACAAATTCCGCCGCAGAGCGCAGCGAGCAAAATTTAGACGCCGCCGCGCAAAATTCTACGCTCGAAAACTCCGCAGAAAAAGGCCCGTACAGCGTTTTGGACGAAATTTATCACATCTGCTTGGATCGCAAGCTAAACGGCGAGCCCGCGCTCTCCTACGTCGCCTCGCTCTACGCAAAGGGCGAAAACGCCTATCTCAAAAAGATCGCCGAGGAGGCGTGCGAGTTCGCGCTGGCGTGCAAGGACCTCTCGCGCAGCGAGCTTTACGCAGACGTCGCGCGCGAGGGCTTCGGCGAGCACAGAGCGGGCGAGCCGCGATACGACGTGATTTATGAGGGGGCGGATCTTTTATTTCACCTTCTGCTCGCACTTGCGGCGCACAATATCCACCCGGACGCCCTACTTGACGAGCTAGCGCGCAGGCAAGGACAAAGCGGTATCGAGGAAAAGCGTCGCCGTGGAAAATGA
- a CDS encoding NTF2 fold immunity protein, producing MKQITMQEALDAVSERYCKGHHYENVALSDEMVRRICEVKSLVNMGFIATAITDAALQHLATLPKLAYLFLQDSDKISGEGFRYFAEHAKLEHIGIKNVSITDEGLKAIVQIPKLKSLRLVNSRVSFAGLLAVADTKIQFYLDGGRFSKEQIAEFEQAQRDAVKSKKKLDPDDLAAARDTLLAFFTAMSEWEKFATSRIDDADDGEVQRRCDELFARYCTPVRRSGFRPEGISFSMAEGGTYGRYELTDAECESKNKIYIYAKDEHGFARRFLLVRKDGRWLVDRCQGMDGKNRGL from the coding sequence ATGAAGCAGATCACGATGCAGGAGGCTTTGGACGCGGTTAGCGAGCGCTACTGCAAAGGGCATCACTACGAAAATGTCGCGCTAAGCGATGAGATGGTGCGCCGCATCTGCGAGGTAAAAAGCCTCGTAAATATGGGCTTTATAGCTACGGCCATCACGGACGCGGCGCTGCAGCATCTAGCCACGCTACCGAAGCTTGCGTATCTTTTTTTGCAAGATAGCGATAAGATAAGCGGCGAGGGCTTTAGATACTTTGCGGAGCACGCCAAGCTCGAGCACATCGGTATCAAAAACGTCAGCATCACGGATGAGGGGCTAAAAGCGATCGTACAAATCCCGAAGCTAAAATCGCTGCGCCTGGTCAATTCACGCGTGAGCTTTGCGGGGCTGCTAGCCGTGGCGGATACCAAAATCCAGTTTTATCTAGACGGCGGGCGCTTCAGTAAGGAGCAAATCGCGGAATTCGAACAGGCACAAAGAGACGCCGTAAAGAGCAAAAAGAAGCTTGATCCAGATGACCTGGCGGCGGCGCGCGATACGCTGCTCGCATTTTTCACAGCGATGAGCGAATGGGAGAAATTTGCCACATCGAGAATTGATGATGCGGACGACGGCGAGGTGCAGCGCAGATGCGACGAGCTCTTTGCGCGCTACTGTACGCCCGTTAGGCGCAGCGGCTTCCGCCCCGAGGGCATTTCGTTTTCGATGGCGGAAGGCGGCACCTACGGCAGGTACGAGCTAACGGACGCCGAATGCGAGAGCAAAAATAAAATTTACATCTACGCCAAGGACGAACACGGCTTTGCGCGCCGCTTCCTGCTCGTGCGCAAGGACGGGCGCTGGCTTGTAGACAGATGCCAAGGCATGGACGGCAAAAACCGCGGGCTGTAA